A genomic stretch from Verrucomicrobiota bacterium includes:
- a CDS encoding O-antigen ligase family protein: MDRERLDLLLERIILGLVLSILVFSTLALGGVRGDHFSIVLWLTAVVVGFWVARLWIAPKITFLWPPACWAVLGFAIYAVLRYHYSDIEYVARQEVLQILVYTTVFFVIVNNLYRQENSKIVVMSMVGLAMLLSFYAMYQAFGHSNKVWAMDRPLSYANRGSGTFFCPNSLAGFLEMLLPVAVMSAFSRRSGHAARIILGYAAMVILAGIAVTYSRGGWVACAVALTLLLIFGTRNIRARLIILVILLGLTVGGYYSIKQAHRVVQRRVGEAMNMGHDRDLRYRIWPAAAELWLNQPWWGVGPAHFDHRFPPYRDPVNRMQARPVYVHNDFLNTLTDYGVVGFALMGAVWFLVFVGASQTWNRMSHATSDGAALRSSKSAFVAGAALGLIAILVHSLVDFNLHIPANALLAVTLMAFLTTYMRFATEQYWVPLATTGRAVATLVLIAAFFLLGVGGVRRFTEAYWLRQASRSTLAEEKLGFLQKAFLAEPQNFETAHEIGEVYRLISWDGNDDWAKYAEAALPWYRQSMILNPYFSHAPMRYGMCLDWLKRPAEALPWFQHALTLDPNSYFMVGSLGWHYMQTGQYAIAKRYFERSVNLNFENNAQGWTYLQWCEREVDAQRRGIK, from the coding sequence ATGGATCGCGAAAGACTGGATTTACTGTTGGAACGGATCATTCTCGGGCTCGTGTTGAGCATTTTGGTGTTCAGCACTCTGGCGCTGGGTGGGGTCCGTGGGGATCACTTTTCCATCGTCCTATGGCTGACCGCCGTGGTGGTGGGCTTCTGGGTGGCCCGCTTATGGATCGCGCCCAAGATTACCTTTTTATGGCCGCCGGCCTGTTGGGCGGTGTTGGGTTTCGCCATTTACGCGGTGCTCCGTTATCATTACAGCGACATTGAATATGTGGCACGGCAGGAGGTGCTTCAAATCCTGGTATATACGACGGTGTTTTTTGTCATCGTCAACAATCTGTACCGCCAGGAAAATAGTAAAATTGTGGTCATGAGCATGGTAGGACTCGCCATGCTCCTTTCCTTCTACGCGATGTACCAGGCGTTTGGTCACTCGAACAAGGTGTGGGCCATGGACCGTCCGCTCAGTTACGCCAACCGTGGTTCGGGAACTTTCTTCTGCCCCAACAGTTTGGCTGGTTTCCTGGAAATGTTGCTGCCGGTGGCGGTGATGTCCGCTTTTAGCCGGCGTTCGGGCCATGCGGCCCGAATTATTCTCGGCTATGCGGCGATGGTGATTCTGGCGGGGATTGCGGTGACGTATTCGCGCGGCGGCTGGGTGGCATGCGCCGTGGCGCTGACCTTGCTGTTGATCTTTGGCACCCGCAATATCCGCGCGCGCCTGATCATCCTCGTCATTTTGCTGGGCCTCACCGTCGGCGGGTATTATTCCATCAAACAAGCTCACCGCGTGGTCCAACGACGGGTCGGTGAAGCCATGAATATGGGGCATGATCGCGATCTGCGCTATCGCATCTGGCCGGCGGCGGCAGAGCTGTGGTTGAACCAGCCATGGTGGGGGGTGGGACCCGCGCATTTTGACCACCGTTTCCCGCCGTATCGCGATCCGGTGAACCGCATGCAGGCCCGTCCGGTGTATGTGCATAATGACTTTTTGAACACGTTGACGGATTATGGGGTGGTCGGCTTTGCCTTGATGGGGGCGGTCTGGTTTCTGGTTTTCGTGGGGGCATCCCAAACGTGGAACCGGATGTCTCACGCCACCTCGGACGGAGCCGCGTTGCGGAGCAGTAAATCCGCGTTCGTGGCTGGCGCCGCGTTGGGTTTGATCGCCATTTTAGTGCATTCACTGGTGGATTTTAACCTGCACATTCCCGCCAATGCCTTGCTGGCGGTCACACTGATGGCGTTTCTAACCACCTACATGCGGTTTGCCACCGAACAATATTGGGTGCCGCTGGCAACCACGGGGCGCGCGGTGGCCACGCTGGTGCTCATCGCCGCGTTTTTCCTGCTGGGGGTGGGCGGGGTGCGGCGTTTTACCGAAGCGTACTGGTTACGGCAGGCTTCCAGAAGCACGCTGGCGGAGGAAAAACTGGGCTTTTTGCAAAAGGCATTTTTGGCCGAGCCGCAAAATTTTGAAACTGCCCATGAAATCGGCGAGGTTTACCGCCTGATAAGCTGGGATGGCAATGACGACTGGGCAAAATATGCCGAGGCCGCGCTGCCTTGGTATCGGCAGTCCATGATTTTGAATCCCTACTTCAGCCATGCGCCGATGCGGTACGGGATGTGCCTGGACTGGCTCAAGCGCCCTGCCGAAGCGTTGCCTTGGTTCCAACACGCCCTGACGCTGGACCCGAACAGTTATTTCATGGTGGGCAGCCTGGGATGGCACTACATGCAGACCGGCCAATACGCCATCGCCAAACGCTACTTTGAGCGGTCCGTTAATCTGAATTTTGAAAATAACGCTCAAGGCTGGACTTATTTGCAGTGGTGCGAGCGGGAGGTGGATGCCCAGCGTCGTGGTATCAAGTGA
- a CDS encoding UbiA family prenyltransferase yields MPPEKFDVINYLRALLIVGRVSNLPTVWTNCLAGYVLGGGRDWNLLYTLGTAATCLYLGGMFLNDAMDADYDREFRRARPIPQGTITEWKVWCLGFMFLGGGVALVALLGGTAFQCGAGLVGCILFYNAFHKKLLLAPVIMAGCRFFLFLLAAAVGPEGIQGLTVWYAVVLAAYIVGASYLARKEAGGDILIWPCLLLLAPVVLAVIVNDSLFRQQGYVVAAVVALWVLCCLRQALGPGPRSVAGAVSGLLAGITLLDLAAVGPVHPELVLLFPLAFLVALLMQRFVPAT; encoded by the coding sequence ATGCCGCCCGAAAAATTTGATGTCATCAACTATTTGCGCGCCCTGCTGATCGTGGGGCGGGTATCGAATTTACCGACGGTCTGGACCAATTGCCTGGCGGGTTATGTCCTGGGTGGAGGCCGTGATTGGAATCTCCTCTACACGCTTGGCACCGCCGCGACCTGTCTTTACTTGGGCGGCATGTTTCTGAATGACGCCATGGATGCCGATTACGACCGGGAATTTCGCCGCGCGCGACCCATCCCGCAAGGCACGATCACCGAGTGGAAGGTGTGGTGTCTCGGCTTTATGTTCCTTGGCGGCGGGGTGGCCCTCGTGGCGCTGCTGGGTGGGACGGCGTTTCAATGTGGCGCCGGGTTGGTGGGCTGCATCTTATTTTACAACGCGTTCCACAAAAAATTGCTGCTGGCACCGGTGATCATGGCCGGTTGCCGGTTCTTTTTGTTTCTGCTGGCGGCAGCGGTGGGGCCGGAAGGCATTCAGGGGTTGACGGTGTGGTATGCGGTAGTGCTGGCCGCCTATATTGTCGGCGCCAGTTATCTGGCGCGCAAAGAAGCCGGGGGCGACATACTGATCTGGCCGTGCCTGTTGTTGCTGGCGCCGGTGGTTTTGGCAGTGATCGTAAATGACAGCTTGTTTCGCCAGCAAGGGTACGTGGTGGCGGCGGTGGTGGCACTATGGGTGTTGTGCTGTTTGCGGCAAGCCCTTGGTCCCGGGCCACGCTCTGTGGCGGGCGCGGTCTCCGGGTTGCTGGCCGGTATTACCTTGCTCGATCTGGCCGCCGTGGGTCCGGTGCATCCAGAGCTGGTCCTGCTATTCCCCCTGGCATTCCTAGTGGCGCTGCTGATGCAGCGGTTTGTGCCGGCAACGTGA
- a CDS encoding SDR family NAD(P)-dependent oxidoreductase, which produces MTTRKKLVLITGVSRGLGRAMALEFARLGHTVIGCGRSLKDVQSLQRQLPAPHDFRVVDVANDSAVASWAKVYLASHGPPDLLLNNAAIINRNAPLWTISAREFDAVIAVNVLGVANVIRHFVPAMVARRQGVIVNFSSGWGRAVDAEVAPYCATKWAVEGLTQALALELPSGMAAIPLNPGIINTEMLQSCFGGSADGYPDAEAWARTAVPFLLALGSQHNGKPATAPSPH; this is translated from the coding sequence ATGACGACTCGCAAAAAATTGGTGCTCATCACCGGCGTCAGCCGCGGTCTGGGTCGAGCAATGGCCTTGGAATTCGCCCGGCTGGGGCACACAGTAATCGGATGTGGTCGCTCATTGAAAGACGTGCAATCACTGCAACGGCAATTACCGGCACCACATGACTTCCGGGTCGTGGATGTCGCGAATGATTCTGCGGTCGCGTCTTGGGCCAAAGTTTACCTAGCCAGTCATGGGCCGCCGGACCTGCTGTTGAACAATGCCGCCATCATTAATCGTAATGCTCCGCTGTGGACCATTTCCGCCAGGGAATTTGATGCCGTGATCGCGGTCAACGTGCTGGGAGTGGCGAATGTTATCCGGCATTTTGTTCCGGCCATGGTGGCTCGCCGACAAGGGGTGATTGTCAATTTCAGCTCCGGCTGGGGCCGTGCAGTGGATGCCGAAGTGGCACCCTACTGCGCCACGAAGTGGGCCGTGGAAGGGCTTACCCAAGCACTGGCGCTGGAACTGCCATCGGGAATGGCTGCCATTCCACTGAATCCGGGCATCATCAATACGGAGATGTTACAAAGCTGTTTTGGTGGGAGCGCGGATGGGTACCCGGATGCTGAAGCCTGGGCACGAACAGCCGTGCCGTTCCTGCTCGCACTGGGCTCCCAGCACAACGGCAAGCCCGCCACCGCACCGTCTCCCCATTGA
- a CDS encoding polysaccharide pyruvyl transferase family protein gives MNNLNRRQFLQNTSASLAAVSVLGAADSKRAPHILLRSSWQVVNIGDIAHTPGVLALLEQHFPEAEVRLWASPDLSEEVIAMEHHRFPKLTIVKGSIGADGKASNAELGETVAWCDFLLHGSGPSLVAAKDVAAFIKHTGKPFGVFGITHGSFLSGDDKALLTQAKFVYFRDAVSLEKAKTEGVKCPIMEFGPDGAFACDLRREEAALAFMKANSLEEKKFVCCIPRLRYTPYWKFTNRPYDEKRRQRNEAMKEHDHAPLREAIGTVVRETDYKVLLCPEDKSQMEVGKEMLLDKLPEEVRRRVVWREQFWLTDEALSTYVHSAGLFGLEMHSPIMCIGNGVPAIVCRFQEQTSKGFMWRDIGLNEWLFDFDQEDDLKKLAPAVLAMLKDREATAAKVEKARAFVRQRQLAMVQALKQSVHV, from the coding sequence ATGAACAACCTGAACCGAAGACAATTTCTCCAAAACACTTCTGCCAGCCTGGCGGCAGTTTCCGTCCTGGGCGCCGCCGATTCCAAACGGGCACCGCACATCCTGCTGCGATCCTCGTGGCAGGTGGTCAACATCGGCGACATTGCGCACACACCGGGCGTGCTGGCCCTGCTGGAACAGCATTTCCCGGAAGCGGAAGTCCGGCTGTGGGCCTCCCCCGATCTTTCCGAAGAGGTCATCGCCATGGAGCATCATCGTTTTCCCAAATTAACGATTGTGAAAGGGAGCATCGGCGCAGACGGCAAGGCATCGAATGCGGAGCTGGGTGAAACCGTGGCGTGGTGCGACTTCCTGCTGCACGGCTCCGGGCCGTCACTCGTGGCGGCGAAGGATGTGGCGGCCTTTATCAAGCACACCGGCAAACCGTTCGGCGTTTTTGGCATCACACATGGCTCATTCTTATCGGGCGATGACAAGGCGCTGCTGACCCAGGCGAAGTTTGTGTATTTTCGAGACGCGGTGTCGTTGGAAAAGGCAAAGACCGAGGGCGTCAAATGCCCCATCATGGAATTTGGTCCAGATGGGGCGTTTGCCTGCGATCTCCGCCGCGAGGAGGCGGCGCTGGCGTTCATGAAGGCGAATAGCCTGGAGGAGAAAAAATTCGTCTGCTGTATTCCGCGCCTGCGGTACACCCCTTATTGGAAATTTACGAACCGGCCGTATGACGAAAAACGTCGTCAGCGCAATGAGGCCATGAAGGAACACGACCACGCCCCGTTGCGCGAGGCGATCGGCACGGTGGTGCGTGAGACAGATTACAAAGTGCTGCTGTGTCCGGAGGACAAAAGCCAGATGGAGGTCGGCAAGGAAATGCTGTTGGACAAACTGCCGGAGGAGGTGCGCCGAAGAGTGGTGTGGCGCGAGCAATTCTGGCTGACGGATGAGGCGCTGAGCACCTACGTGCATTCCGCCGGATTATTCGGGTTGGAGATGCACTCACCCATCATGTGTATCGGCAACGGCGTCCCCGCCATCGTCTGCCGGTTTCAGGAACAGACCAGCAAGGGATTTATGTGGCGGGACATCGGCCTGAACGAATGGCTATTTGATTTTGACCAGGAAGACGACCTGAAGAAACTGGCGCCAGCCGTGCTGGCGATGCTCAAGGATCGAGAGGCCACCGCAGCCAAGGTGGAGAAGGCCCGAGCGTTTGTGCGGCAACGCCAGTTGGCCATGGTGCAAGCCCTCAAGCAAAGTGTCCACGTATGA
- a CDS encoding polysaccharide lyase family protein has protein sequence MKTKCRCLFNAFLLLAVVNAPGATLFEFGSTNRTTAALTLAPKGYASYQQDGFFVVGHSDPRADWPYVHPGPQDGWAGGGEHTFHIVFGVQSTTVSGACRLVLDLLDTHYKSPPHLRIEINGQAFDRDLPVGGDGGAIFGRLANIKPQRVEVVFPAKLLKLGTNTIAIANRQGSWMLYQRVALETPVGVTPAAVPEAGAMIAAARQAASGTKVDQIVVVFKTHFDIGYTDLASNIVQKYRGPMIDQALEVVAQNRDLPPAQQFAWTIPGWPMHKILEDWPEQSTARKTQVEAALKSGHFVVHALPFTTHTESLELEDLVRGLAFSTRITRDYGLDAPRDAKMTDVPEHTRVLATILKQAGVEFMHIGCNGLSTPLEVPPLYWWEGPDGSRILTMYSTQYGTGLNPPKDWPYRTWLALIHTGDNHGPPRPDEVKKVLERAAKTMPGVKVKIGRLSDFADAILAEQPNLPVVRGDATDTWIHGPMSDPIGMKLARNIRPLLAATESLNTLLRGWNVAVPDAAAPVAAAYEQSLLYGEHTWGGSIGWARKQLGFGAIFATNRASGLYARSEASWAEHTSYIERARDLVQPELERNLRALAEAVAMKGPRVVVFNPLPWKRDGVVILPDGRDFLAHAVPALGYRAYDLAKLPPVSPNARKTVTVATPGKAILENEVFQAKLDLTRGVIQSLVHKQTGRELVDTTAEVGFGQFLYERFDQAQVWAYCEAYNREGHKRHIDFDKPGLPSTNEFQYRAAAPRDFRVRFEKTPSSVSAIMEAASGNGVPCGVTTRVVLYHDLPYADLEMTVQNKPEDPWPEAGWLCLPFAVASPQFKLGRPGGITDPARDLIPGGNQDIFTLNTGLTMIDPQGRGVGLCPMDHPLVSLERPGCWKFSRDFIPRKPVVYLNLFNNQWNTNFRLWNGGTWTSRVRLWAVKNGGDQAAALITPSLEARYPLQAMVTAEPAGALPVEQTGGEVSRPGVLVTALGANPDGLGTRLRVWELAGQGGPLRIQLPASLAKAGVQACDLRGRPMNQPVETKAGVLTVQLPAFAPMTFLFKPAAQ, from the coding sequence ATGAAGACGAAATGCCGCTGCTTGTTCAATGCGTTTCTGCTCCTTGCCGTCGTGAACGCGCCGGGAGCCACCTTGTTTGAATTCGGGTCCACCAATCGCACGACGGCGGCGCTGACGCTCGCTCCCAAAGGTTATGCCAGTTACCAACAGGACGGTTTTTTTGTCGTTGGTCATTCGGACCCACGCGCGGATTGGCCCTACGTGCATCCGGGTCCGCAGGATGGTTGGGCCGGCGGCGGCGAACACACGTTCCACATCGTGTTTGGAGTGCAGTCCACCACGGTCTCGGGTGCCTGCCGGCTGGTGTTGGACCTGCTCGATACCCATTACAAATCGCCCCCGCACCTGCGCATTGAAATCAACGGTCAGGCCTTTGACCGGGATTTGCCCGTCGGCGGGGATGGCGGCGCCATTTTTGGTCGGCTGGCAAATATCAAGCCGCAGCGAGTGGAAGTGGTCTTTCCAGCCAAGCTGCTTAAACTGGGAACCAATACCATCGCCATCGCCAATCGTCAGGGGAGTTGGATGCTCTATCAACGGGTGGCGTTGGAAACCCCGGTGGGTGTCACGCCCGCTGCGGTGCCGGAGGCCGGGGCCATGATCGCGGCCGCACGCCAGGCGGCGAGTGGAACGAAAGTGGACCAGATTGTCGTGGTGTTCAAAACCCATTTCGACATCGGCTATACCGATTTGGCGAGCAATATTGTCCAGAAATACCGGGGCCCCATGATTGATCAGGCTTTGGAAGTGGTGGCACAAAATCGTGACCTGCCGCCTGCGCAGCAGTTTGCCTGGACGATTCCCGGCTGGCCCATGCACAAGATCCTTGAGGATTGGCCCGAGCAGTCAACCGCCCGCAAAACCCAGGTGGAAGCGGCCCTGAAATCCGGACACTTTGTGGTCCACGCGCTCCCGTTCACCACGCATACCGAATCTCTGGAGCTTGAGGATTTGGTGCGCGGCCTGGCCTTCTCCACCCGCATCACCCGCGATTACGGACTGGACGCGCCGCGTGATGCGAAGATGACCGACGTGCCGGAGCACACGCGGGTGCTGGCCACCATCCTCAAGCAGGCCGGCGTGGAGTTCATGCACATTGGTTGTAACGGGCTCAGCACCCCGCTCGAGGTGCCGCCCCTCTACTGGTGGGAAGGGCCGGATGGCTCTCGTATCCTGACCATGTACTCGACCCAGTACGGCACGGGGTTGAACCCACCCAAGGATTGGCCGTATCGGACCTGGCTGGCGCTGATCCACACCGGGGACAACCACGGCCCGCCGCGCCCGGACGAGGTTAAAAAGGTGCTGGAGCGCGCCGCCAAAACGATGCCCGGCGTTAAGGTGAAGATTGGTCGGCTCTCGGATTTTGCCGATGCCATCCTGGCCGAGCAACCCAACCTACCCGTGGTGCGAGGCGATGCCACTGATACTTGGATTCACGGGCCAATGTCTGATCCCATCGGTATGAAACTGGCCCGAAACATCCGTCCATTGCTCGCCGCCACGGAATCGCTCAACACCCTGTTGCGCGGCTGGAACGTGGCGGTGCCGGACGCCGCCGCTCCCGTGGCCGCCGCGTATGAGCAGAGTCTGCTTTATGGGGAACATACTTGGGGCGGATCCATCGGTTGGGCGCGGAAGCAGCTTGGTTTTGGCGCTATCTTTGCGACCAACCGGGCCAGCGGCCTTTATGCGCGCAGCGAGGCTTCCTGGGCCGAGCATACCTCGTACATTGAGCGGGCCCGTGATTTGGTGCAGCCGGAACTTGAGCGCAATCTGCGGGCGCTGGCCGAGGCGGTTGCCATGAAAGGGCCGCGCGTCGTGGTTTTCAATCCCCTGCCATGGAAGCGTGATGGCGTGGTGATTTTGCCGGATGGACGCGATTTCCTCGCGCACGCCGTGCCTGCCTTGGGCTATCGCGCCTATGATCTGGCCAAACTGCCGCCCGTGTCACCAAACGCAAGAAAAACGGTCACGGTGGCCACACCCGGCAAGGCTATCCTCGAAAACGAGGTGTTTCAGGCAAAGCTCGATCTTACCCGCGGTGTCATCCAATCCTTGGTACACAAGCAAACCGGTCGGGAATTGGTGGACACTACCGCAGAAGTCGGGTTTGGTCAGTTTCTCTACGAGCGGTTTGACCAGGCGCAGGTATGGGCTTACTGCGAGGCCTATAATCGTGAAGGGCACAAACGCCACATTGATTTCGACAAGCCGGGTTTGCCCTCCACCAATGAATTCCAGTATCGCGCTGCCGCACCGAGAGATTTCCGTGTGCGATTCGAGAAAACACCGTCCAGCGTGAGTGCCATCATGGAGGCAGCCTCCGGCAATGGTGTGCCGTGCGGCGTAACCACACGAGTAGTGCTTTATCACGATCTCCCTTATGCCGATTTGGAAATGACGGTGCAAAACAAGCCGGAAGACCCTTGGCCTGAAGCGGGCTGGCTGTGTCTGCCGTTTGCGGTGGCGTCACCACAGTTCAAGCTGGGTCGGCCCGGGGGAATCACTGACCCAGCCCGGGACCTGATTCCGGGCGGCAACCAGGATATCTTTACCCTTAACACCGGTCTTACCATGATTGATCCACAAGGCCGAGGCGTGGGCCTTTGTCCCATGGACCATCCACTGGTTAGCTTGGAACGACCCGGATGCTGGAAATTCTCGCGTGACTTTATCCCCCGCAAACCGGTCGTTTACCTTAACCTGTTCAATAACCAGTGGAATACCAACTTCCGCCTGTGGAACGGCGGCACGTGGACTTCGCGGGTGCGCCTTTGGGCGGTGAAGAATGGTGGCGACCAAGCAGCCGCGCTCATCACGCCGTCGCTGGAAGCTCGGTATCCCCTCCAGGCCATGGTGACAGCAGAACCGGCGGGTGCTTTGCCGGTCGAACAGACGGGCGGGGAGGTTTCGCGCCCGGGTGTGTTGGTCACTGCCTTGGGGGCCAATCCGGATGGGTTGGGTACACGGCTACGTGTGTGGGAGTTGGCTGGCCAGGGCGGGCCGTTGCGTATCCAATTGCCGGCTAGCCTCGCCAAAGCTGGTGTGCAAGCATGCGATCTGCGCGGGCGCCCGATGAATCAGCCGGTGGAAACGAAGGCCGGTGTGCTGACGGTTCAGCTCCCGGCCTTTGCGCCCATGACATTCTTGTTCAAACCAGCAGCCCAATAA
- a CDS encoding pyridoxamine 5'-phosphate oxidase family protein: MRRNDKAITDRAALDAIIRSSQVCHLALAKDNWPYLVPVSFGYDGRAIYLHTATEGTKLEFFQANPQVCFEFECNVEVRRHPDLACKWSMAYESVIGFGVIRELVEVAARDYALNEIMRQYSGRTWSFDPVIVARTRVWQIEINELTGKRSYTKTT; the protein is encoded by the coding sequence ATGCGACGAAACGACAAAGCCATTACGGACCGCGCCGCGCTGGACGCGATCATTCGCAGCAGCCAAGTATGTCACCTGGCGCTGGCCAAAGACAACTGGCCCTACCTGGTGCCGGTTTCCTTCGGTTATGATGGGCGGGCGATTTATCTTCACACGGCCACCGAGGGGACGAAGCTGGAATTTTTCCAAGCGAATCCGCAGGTGTGCTTCGAGTTTGAGTGCAACGTGGAGGTGCGCCGGCATCCGGATTTGGCGTGCAAATGGAGCATGGCGTACGAGAGCGTCATCGGTTTTGGCGTCATCCGCGAGTTGGTGGAGGTGGCCGCCAGAGACTACGCGCTCAACGAGATCATGCGCCAATACTCCGGCCGCACCTGGTCGTTTGATCCCGTCATCGTTGCCCGGACCCGGGTCTGGCAGATTGAGATCAACGAACTCACCGGCAAACGCTCGTACACCAAGACCACTTGA